A single genomic interval of Lathyrus oleraceus cultivar Zhongwan6 chromosome 7, CAAS_Psat_ZW6_1.0, whole genome shotgun sequence harbors:
- the LOC127104856 gene encoding protein TIC 214 — protein MIFISIYYTPLHLALNRPHTVSFLLVPYLFFYFLYHNDNHFYRSAWVSDLSSGYKDPVLVDSGYKNPNSIRNLRIYKVFFNNLLFKLFYPVVVPSSIVLRVMNIYLFRSNNKLFFLISSFVGWLIGHIFLMKCIGLVLVGLKQKNSIKSKITMRFDKYTLLQLRNYTAQMFGAFAFFFFALYLGNSPSPYYYGAEMGDYDENREEEIQAAIDADETNQEDITVYLSQNEKKETTSNNINIDKNKKLAPLEKSLVTTLFDYNRWSRPLRYIENHKFNRIEKDENSQFFFQTCESDGKKRISFTYPPHLSTFQKLLE, from the coding sequence ATGATCTTCATATCCATCTATTATACGCCtttgcatttggcattgaataGACCTCATACGGTATCATTCTTACTAGTACCTTatcttttcttttattttctatACCACAATGACAATCATTTCTATCGGTCGGCTTGGGTATCCGACCTGTCTTCTGGATACAAGGATCCGGTTTTGGTGGATTCTGGATACAAGAATCCAAACTCAATACGTAATTTGAGGATTTACAAAGTATTCTTCAATAATCTTTTGTTTAAACTATTTTATCCCGTTGTTGTTCCAAGTTCAATCGTACTAAGAGTAATGAACATTTATCTGTTTCGATCTAACAATAAATTGTTCTTCTTAATAAGTAGTTTTGTTGGGTGGTTAATTGGTCACATCTTTTTGATGAAATGTATTGGATTGGTATTAGTCGGGTTAAAGCAAAAAAATTCGATCAAATCTAAGATAACTATGAGATTTGATAAATACACTCTCCTACAATTGCGAAATTATACGGCGCAAATGTTTGGAgcttttgcatttttcttctttgcACTCTATTTAGGCAACTCACCGTCCCCGTATTATTATGGTGCCGAAATGGGAGACTACGACGAAAACCGGGAGGAGGAAATCCAAGCTGCAATAGATGCAGACGAAACTAACCAAGAAGATATTACTGTTTATCTTTCTCAGAATGAGAAAAAAGAGACGACTTCCAACAACATAAATATTGACAAAAATAAAAAACTGGCCCCGTTGGAAAAATCTCTTGTAACGACTCTTTTCGATTATAATCGATGGAGTAGGCCTTTGCGATATATAGAAAATCATAAGTTTAACAGGATTGAAAAAGATGAAAATTCACAATTTTTCTTTCAAACATGCGAAAGTGATGGAAAAAAACGAATATCTTTCACGTATCCACCTCATTTATCTACTTTTCAGAAACTCCTGGAA
- the LOC127104857 gene encoding photosystem I P700 chlorophyll a apoprotein A1-like, with product MLAGLFVCVVRKEEDSMIIRSPEPKVQILADPEVKILVDRDPIKTSFEQWAKPGHFSRTIAKGPDTTTWIWNLHADAHDFDSHTSDLEEISRKVFSAHFGQLSIIFLWLSGMYFHGARFSNYEAWLNDPTHIRPSAQVVWPIVGQEILNGDVGGGFRGIQITSGFFQIWRASGITSELQLYCTAIGALVFAALMLFAGWFHYHKAAPKLVWFQDVESMLNHHLAGLLGLGSLSWAGHQVHVSLPINQFLNAGVDPKEIPLPHEFILNRDLLAQLYPSFAEGATPFFTLNWSKYADFLTFRGGLDPLTGGLWLTDIAHHHLAIAILFLIAGHMYRTNWGIGHGIKDILEAHKGPFTGQGHKGLYEILTTSWHAQLSINLAMLGSLTIIVAHHMYAMPPYPYLATDYGTQLSLFTHHMWIGGFLIVGAAAHAAIFMVRDYDPTTRDNDNEGFYSIY from the coding sequence ATGTTGGCGGGTCTCTTTGTATGTGTTGTCCGGAAAGAGGAGGACTCAATGATTATTCGTTCGCCGGAACCAAAAGTCCAAATTTTGGCAGATCCAGAAGTCAAAATTTTGGTAGATAGGGATCCCATAAAAACGTCTTTCGAGCAATGGGCAAAACCTGGTCATTTCTCAAGAACAATAGCTAAGGGACCTGATACTACTACTTGGATCTGGAACCTACATGCTGATGCTCATGATTTCGATAGCCATACTAGTGATTTAGAGGAGATTTCCCGAAAAGTATTTAGTGCTCATTTCGGCCAACTCTCCATTATCTTTCTTTGGCTGAGTGGCATGTATTTCCATGGTGCTCGTTTTTCCAATTATGAAGCATGGCTAAATGATCCTACTCACATTCGACCTAGTGCCCAAGTGGTTTGGCCAATAGTAGGCCAAGAAATATTGAATGGTGATGTAGGGGGAGGTTTCCGCGGAATACAAATAACCTCTGGTTTTTTTCAGATTTGGCGAGCATCTGGAATAACTAGTGAATTACAACTCTATTGTACTGCAATCGGTGCGTTGGTCTTTGCAGCCTTAATGCTTTTTGCTGGTTGGTTTCATTATCACAAAGCTGCTCCAAAATTGGTTTGGTTTCAAGATGTAGAATCCATGTTGAATCACCATTTGGCAGGTCTACTAGGACTTGGGTCTCTTTCTTGGGCGGGGCATCAAGTACATGTATCTTTACCAATTAACCAATTTCTAAATGCTGGAGTAGATCCCAAAGAGATCCCACTTCCTCATGAATTTATCTTGAATCGGGATCTTTTGGCTCAACTTTATCCAAGTTTTGCTGAGGGAGCAACCCCATTTTTTACCTTGAATTGGTCAAAATACGCGGACTTTCTTACTTTTCGTGGAGGATTAGACCCACTAACTGGTGGTCTATGGCTGACTGATATTGCACATCATCATTTAGCTATTGCAATTCTTTTTCTCATTGCGGGTCATATGTATAGAACTAACTGGGGTATTGGTCATGGTATAAAAGATATTTTAGAAGCCCATAAAGGTCCATTTACAGGCCAGGGTCATAAAGGTCTATATGAGATCCTAACAACGTCATGGCATGCTCAATTATCTATTAACCTAGCTATGTTAGGCTCTTTGACCATTATTGTAGCTCACCATATGTATGCTATGCCTCCTTATCCATACCTAGCTACTGACTATGGTACACAACTGTCATTGTTCACACATCACATGTGGATTGGGGGCTTTCTCATAGTTGGTGCTGCTGCACATGCAGCCATTTTTATGGTAAGAGACTATGATCCAACTACTCGGGATAATGATAATGAAGGTTTCTATTCAATTTATTAG
- the LOC127107782 gene encoding LOW QUALITY PROTEIN: photosystem II CP43 reaction center protein-like (The sequence of the model RefSeq protein was modified relative to this genomic sequence to represent the inferred CDS: deleted 1 base in 1 codon), whose protein sequence is MTIALGKFTKDQNDLFDIMDDWLRRDRFVFVGWSGLLLFPCAYFAVGGWFTGTTFVTSWYTHGLASSYLEGCNFLTAAVSTPANSLAHSLLLLWGPEAQGDLTRWCQLGGLWTFVALHGAFGLIGFMLRQFELARSVQLRPYNAIAFSGPIAVFVSVFLIYPLGQSGWFFAPSFGVAAIFRFILFFQGFHNWTLNPFHMMGVAGVLGAALLCAIHGATVENTLFEDGDGANTFRAFNPTQAEETYSMVTANRFWSQIFGVAFSNKRWLHFFMLFVPVTGLWMSALGVVGLALNLRAYDFVSQEIRAAEDPEFETFYTKNILLNEGIRAWMATQDQPHENLIFPEEVLPRGNLFNGTLALTGRDQETTGFAWWAGNARLINLSGKLLGAHVAHAGLIVFWAGAMNLFEVAHFVPEKPMYEQGLILLPHLATLGWGVGPGGEVIDTFPYFVSGVLHLISSAVLGFGGIYHALLGPETLEESFPFFGYVWKDRNKMTTILGIHLILLGIGSFLLVFKAFYFGGIYDTWAPGGGDVRKITNFTLSPSILFGYLLKSPFGGEGWIVSVDDLEDIIGGHVWLGSICILGGIWHILTKPFAWARRALVWSGEAYLSYSLGALAVFGFIACCFVWFNNTAYPSEFYGPTGPEASQAQAFTFLVRDQRLGANVGSAQGPTGLGKYLMRSPTGEVIFGGETMRFWDLRAPWLEPLRGPNGLDLSRLKKDIQPWQERRSAEYMTHAPLGSLNSVGGVATEINAVNYVSPRSWLATSHFVLGFFLFVGHLWHAGRARAAAAGFEKGIDRDFEPVLSMTPLN, encoded by the exons ATGACTATAGCTCTTGGTAAATTTACCAAAGATCAAAATGATTTATTTGATATTATGGATGACTGGTTACGGAGGGACCGTTTTGTTTTTGTGGGTTGGTCCGGTCTATTGCTCTTTCCTTGCGCCTATTTTGCCGTGGGGGGTTGGTTCACAGGTACCACCTTTGTAACTTCATGGTATACTCATGGATTGGCAAGTTCCTATTTGGAAGGTTGTAACTTCTTAACTGCAGCAGTCTCTACTCCTGCTAATAGTTTAGCACACTCTTTGTTGTTACTATGGGGTCCTGAAGCACAGGGAGATTTGACCCGTTGGTGTCAATTAGGTGGTCTGTGGACTTTTGTTGCTCTTCACGGTGCTTTCGGATTAATAGGTTTTATGTTACGTCAATTTGAACTTGCTCGATCTGTTCAATTGCGGCCTTATAATGCAATCGCATTCTCCGGTCCAATTGCTGTTTTTGTTTCTGTATTCCTTATTTATCCACTGGGCCAGTCTGGTTGGTTCTTTGCGCCTAGTTTTGGTGTAGCAGCTATATTTCGATTCATTCTCTTTTTCCAAGGGTTTCATAATTGGACATTAAACCCATTTCATATGATGGGAGTTGCTGGTGTATTGGGCGCTGCCCTACTATGCGCTATTCATGGCGCTACCGTAGAAAATACCTTATTTGAAGATGGTGATGGCGCAAATACATTCCGGGCTTTTAACCCAACCCAAGCAGAAGAAACTTATTCAATGGTTACTGCTAACCGCTTTTGGTCCCAAATCTTTGGGGTTGCTTTTTCCAATAAACGTTGGTTACATTTCTTTATGTTATTTGTACCAGTAACTGGTTTATGGATGAGTGCTCTTGGAGTAGTCGGTCTGGCCCTGAACCTACGTGCCTATGACTTTGTTTCTCAAGAAATCCGCGCAGCGGAAGATCCTGAATTTGAGACTTTCTACACCAAAAATATTCTCTTAAACGAAGGTATTCGTGCGTGGATGGCGACTCAAGATCAGCCTCATGAAAACCTTATATTCCCTGAGGAGGTTCTACCACGTGGAAAC CTCTTTAATGGAACTTTAGCTTTAACTGGTCGTGACCAAGAAACTACTGGTTTTGCTTGGTGGGCCGGGAATGCCCGACTTATCAATTTATCCGGTAAACTACTGGGGGCCCATGTAGCCCATGCCGGATTAATAGTATTCTGGGCCGGAGCAATGAACCTATTTGAAGTTGCTCATTTCGTACCCGAGAAGCCCATGTATGAACAAGGCTTAATTTTACTTCCCCATCTAGCAACTCTAGGTTGGGGGGTAGGTCCTGGAGGGGAAGTTATCGACACCTTTCCATACTTTGTGTCTGGAGTACTTCACTTAATTTCCTCTGCAGTATTGGGCTTTGGCGGTATTTATCATGCACTTCTGGGACCTGAGACTCTTGAAGAATCTTTTCCATTCTTTGGTTATGTATGGAAAGATAGAAATAAAATGACTACTATTTTAGGTATTCACTTAATTTTGTTAGGTATAGGGTCTTTTCTTCTAGTATTTAAGGCTTTTTATTTTGGAGGTATATATGATACCTGGGCTCCAGGAGGGGGAGATGTAAGAAAAATTACCAACTTCACCCTTAGTCCAAGCATTCTATTTGGTTATTTACTAAAATCCCCTTTTGGGGGAGAAGGTTGGATTGTTAGTGTGGACGATTTGGAAGATATAATTGGGGGACATGTATGGTTGGGTTCCATTTGTATACTTGGTGGAATCTGGCATATCTTAACCAAACCCTTTGCATGGGCTCGGCGTGCACTAGTATGGTCTGGAGAAGCTTACTTATCTTATAGTTTAGGTGCTTTAGCCGTTTTTGGTTTTATAGCTTGTTGCTTTGTCTGGTTTAATAATACTGCTTATCCTAGTGAGTTTTATGGTCCCACTGGACCGGAAGCTTCTCAAGCTCAAGCATTTACTTTTCTAGTTAGAGACCAACGTCTTGGAGCTAATGTAGGCTCCGCTCAAGGGCCTACCGGTTTAGGTAAATATCTAATGCGTTCTCCGACCGGAGAAGTCATTTTTGGAGGAGAAACTATGCGTTTTTGGGATCTGCGTGCTCCCTGGTTAGAACCTCTAAGAGGTCCTAATGGTTTGGACTTGAGTAGACTGAAAAAAGATATACAGCCTTGGCAAGAACGTCGTTCCGCGGAATATATGACTCATGCTCCTTTAGGTTCTTTAAATTCCGTGGGTGGCGTAGCTACAGAGATTAATGCAGTCAATTATGTCTCTCCTAGAAGTTGGTTAGCTACTTCTCATTTTGTTCTAGGATTCTTCCTATTCGTAGGTCATTTATGGCACGCGGGAAGAGCTCGCGCAGCTGCCGCAGGATTTGAAAAAGGAATTGATAGAGATTTTGAGCCTGTTCTTTCCATGACTCCTCTTAATTGA